A portion of the Musa acuminata AAA Group cultivar baxijiao chromosome BXJ1-1, Cavendish_Baxijiao_AAA, whole genome shotgun sequence genome contains these proteins:
- the LOC135677276 gene encoding uncharacterized protein LOC135677276: protein MFKNTFQSGFLSILYSLGSKPLQIWDKEVVNGQVRRLQDDDIQSNVLEIVGSNVQSTYITCPADPSATLGIKLPFLVMIVKNLKKYFTFEIQILDDKNVRRRFRASNFQSVTRVKPFICTMPLTLEDGWNNIQLNLADLTRRAYGTNYVETLRVQVHANCRLRRIYFSDRLYSEEELPQEFKLYLPMQKA, encoded by the exons ATGTTCAAGAACACATTCCAATCTGGGTTCTTATCTATTCTCTACAGTCTTGG gaGCAAACCTTTGCAAATATGGGACAAAGAAG TTGTCAATGGACAGGTTAGACGGCTACAAGATGACGATATCCAGTCAAATGTGCTTGAAATAGTTGGCTCAAATGTGCAGTCAACTTACATTACTTGTCCTGCTGATCCATCTGCAACACTTGGTATCAAGCTTCCGTTTTTGGTTATGATTGTAAAAAATCTGAAGAAGTATTTTACCTTTGAGATTCAGATTTTGGATGATAAGAATGTTCGCCGCCGTTTTAGAGCTTCAAATTTTCAG TCTGTAACACGGGTAAAGCCATTTATTTGCACCATGCCTCTTACATTGGAAGATGGTTGGAACAACATTCAACTAAATCTTGCCGATCTAACGAGAAGGGCATATGGCACAAATTATGTCGAGACTCTTAGAGTGCAGGTCCATGCAAACTGCCGACTCAGAAGAATTTACTTCTCGGATCGACTTTACTCAGAGGAAGAGCTCCCCCAGGAGTTCAAACTGTATCTCCCAATGCAA AAAGCATGA
- the LOC135677274 gene encoding protein CYSTEINE-RICH TRANSMEMBRANE MODULE 11-like: MSYQQVPPQEAYPPPGYSPPYPPPYGAPPPYPPPSSPPGGYPPPGGYPPPGGYPPPRPPGYQGYFYEDYAPPPPPPPPPSHPYYHSHDDAGLSFLKGCLAALCCCCVLEECCF; encoded by the exons ATGAGCTACCAGCAAGTTCCTCCTCAAGAAGCCTACCCACCGCCAG GGTACTCGCCGCCTTACCCTCCACCGTACGGAGCTCCTCCACCGTACCCTCCGCCTTCCTCTCCACCCGGCGGTTACCCTCCACCCGGCGGTTACCCTCCACCCGGCGGCTATCCTCCACCGCGCCCTCCTGGGTACCAGGGGTACTTCTATGAGGACTACGCTCCCCCTCCGCCTCCTCCGCCTCCACCATCCCATCCCTACTACCACAGCCATGATGATGCCGGCCTCTCTTTCTTAAAAGGATG CCTGGctgccctttgctgctgctgTGTACTGGAAGAGTGCTGCTTCTGA